The following proteins are encoded in a genomic region of Paenibacillus sp. FSL R7-0273:
- a CDS encoding ABC transporter ATP-binding protein: MKRLLEIAGEKRGLLLCSGLFSSASAVLMLVPFLSVYFILAELLRHATAPGGIDGKTMIWWGGVALCGLILGLITSYCGIMCSHLAAFRIQYNLRIRMTEHLGRLPLGYLNGTSTGAVKKTLEQNVEKVETFIAHQLPDLISAAVTTVLMIGIMFWLSPLLAAACLLPIVLGFVIQASLMAGGKGQDRAREYHESLEQINASAVQYVRGMPAVKVFGQTVHSFRKFYADMVSYRDRCLEFTDRFQNGYIAFKTLLASLFAFILPAGILLLRREPDSESVALLLLFFLVMAPGVSGPLYKLLMLASSTRDIGEGVRRMDDLLSRRPVPETAAPQSPQGYNIEFAGVSFSYHADGAGGEALKNISFLAEQGKVTALVGPSGSGKSTVASLVPRFWDPGAGAILIGGVDIRNMAIHQLMDTVAFVFQETFLFYDTLYENIAAGRPGAAQAEVEAAARAAQCDDFISRLPQGYQTLIGEGGVYLSGGEEQRVAVARAILRNAPVLVLDEATAFADPENEHKMQLALTELMRGKTVLVIAHRLASIREAEQILVLQGGEIAERGNHDALVARNGLYAGMWQAYLGADDWQLERGGAEHEGTA; the protein is encoded by the coding sequence ATGAAGAGGCTGCTGGAAATTGCCGGTGAGAAAAGAGGGCTGCTGCTCTGCTCCGGGCTGTTCTCATCTGCCAGCGCTGTGTTGATGCTTGTGCCTTTTCTATCGGTATATTTCATTCTCGCCGAGCTGCTGCGCCATGCCACCGCACCCGGCGGCATAGACGGGAAAACGATGATCTGGTGGGGAGGCGTGGCGCTGTGCGGATTAATCCTGGGGCTGATTACCTCTTACTGCGGCATTATGTGCTCCCACCTGGCCGCTTTCCGGATTCAGTATAATCTGCGCATCCGGATGACAGAGCATCTGGGCAGGCTGCCGCTCGGCTATTTGAACGGCACCTCCACCGGAGCTGTCAAAAAAACGCTGGAGCAGAATGTGGAGAAGGTGGAGACCTTTATCGCCCACCAGCTCCCCGATCTCATCAGTGCGGCGGTGACTACCGTGCTGATGATCGGCATCATGTTCTGGCTGAGCCCGCTGCTGGCGGCTGCTTGTCTGCTGCCGATTGTGCTGGGCTTTGTCATTCAGGCCTCACTGATGGCGGGCGGCAAGGGCCAGGACAGAGCCAGAGAGTATCATGAATCGCTGGAGCAGATTAATGCTTCTGCCGTGCAATATGTGCGGGGAATGCCAGCGGTCAAGGTGTTTGGCCAGACTGTGCATTCGTTCCGTAAGTTTTATGCCGACATGGTCAGCTACCGTGACAGATGCCTTGAATTTACAGACCGGTTCCAGAATGGTTACATTGCGTTCAAAACGCTGCTGGCGTCCCTGTTCGCCTTCATTCTGCCGGCAGGTATTCTGCTGCTGCGGCGTGAGCCGGATTCGGAGTCAGTTGCTCTGCTGCTGCTGTTCTTCCTGGTGATGGCGCCCGGTGTATCCGGGCCGCTGTACAAGCTGCTGATGCTGGCCTCCAGCACCCGTGATATCGGTGAAGGGGTGCGGCGGATGGATGACCTGCTGTCCCGCCGGCCAGTACCCGAAACGGCAGCTCCACAGTCGCCGCAAGGCTATAATATCGAATTCGCTGGGGTGAGCTTCTCTTATCATGCGGACGGGGCTGGCGGCGAAGCGCTCAAGAATATATCCTTCCTGGCCGAGCAGGGAAAGGTTACCGCGCTGGTCGGCCCTTCCGGCTCAGGCAAATCGACAGTTGCCAGCCTGGTGCCGCGCTTTTGGGACCCGGGTGCCGGGGCCATTCTCATCGGGGGTGTGGATATCCGCAATATGGCAATCCATCAGCTGATGGATACCGTGGCTTTCGTATTTCAGGAAACGTTCCTGTTCTACGATACGCTGTATGAAAATATTGCGGCAGGCCGCCCCGGTGCCGCACAGGCTGAGGTTGAAGCCGCAGCCCGGGCAGCCCAGTGCGATGATTTTATCAGCCGGCTGCCGCAGGGCTACCAGACGCTGATCGGCGAGGGCGGCGTTTATCTGTCTGGAGGCGAAGAGCAGCGGGTTGCCGTTGCCAGAGCGATTCTCCGGAATGCGCCGGTGCTCGTGCTTGATGAGGCGACTGCCTTTGCTGATCCGGAGAACGAGCATAAGATGCAGCTCGCCCTTACCGAGCTGATGCGCGGCAAAACCGTGCTGGTTATTGCGCACCGGCTGGCTTCCATCCGTGAAGCAGAGCAGATTCTAGTGCTGCAAGGCGGAGAGATTGCCGAGCGCGGCAATCATGATGCACTGGTTGCACGGAACGGCCTGTACGCAGGGATGTGGCAGGCTTATCTTGGCGCGGATGACTGGCAGCTGGAACGGGGAGGGGCAGAGCATGAAGGTACTGCATAA
- a CDS encoding helix-turn-helix transcriptional regulator, which yields MVNHTGSISGHETIDAHKRLVCDGYEHSYRLDGGHFEIIPPGNLGSGSCKSLLSQGHIQMTDFNLVFNRDIEANGEFKTPRTELVFCLGDGIEWGTSLAGDAFAIEQDEIALLHGGGRTESCRYVRDARYRFLSIDMSPEHFGRMTEGLSGDGRLGLTGSDGAIFAKNKITPAIRLLLAQIADCSYSGGVRKLYLEGKMLELFAVYLNQSFYEAERIPAGIKLSKEDIRSLHLAKELLQRDYAQPPTLAGLSRLVCLNEFKLKKGFKEMFGSTVHAYVIEQRLQHAHRLLEQGRMSVSEAAAQVGYGNISHFAAAFRKRFGSSPGEYALCSRRQSARG from the coding sequence ATGGTTAACCATACTGGCAGCATTAGCGGCCATGAAACGATAGATGCGCACAAAAGGCTGGTCTGCGATGGCTACGAGCACTCATACCGTCTGGACGGAGGCCATTTCGAGATCATCCCGCCGGGGAATCTGGGAAGCGGAAGCTGCAAAAGCCTGCTCAGCCAGGGACATATCCAGATGACGGATTTCAACCTTGTGTTTAACCGCGATATTGAGGCGAATGGTGAGTTCAAAACTCCGCGGACGGAGCTGGTCTTTTGTCTGGGGGACGGGATTGAATGGGGGACCTCGCTTGCGGGGGACGCCTTTGCTATAGAGCAGGATGAGATTGCGCTGCTGCACGGGGGCGGGAGAACGGAGAGCTGCCGTTATGTGCGGGATGCACGTTACCGGTTCCTAAGCATTGACATGAGTCCGGAGCATTTCGGCCGGATGACGGAGGGGCTCAGCGGGGACGGGCGGCTGGGGCTTACGGGCAGTGACGGCGCTATTTTTGCCAAAAATAAAATCACACCGGCGATCCGCCTGCTTCTGGCGCAAATTGCAGACTGTTCGTACAGCGGCGGGGTGCGGAAACTGTATCTGGAAGGTAAAATGCTCGAGCTGTTCGCCGTATATCTCAATCAGTCGTTCTATGAAGCAGAGCGGATTCCTGCGGGAATCAAGCTGTCCAAGGAGGATATCCGGAGCCTTCATCTGGCAAAAGAGCTGCTGCAGCGCGATTACGCCCAGCCACCCACACTGGCCGGCTTGTCACGCCTGGTCTGCCTGAATGAATTCAAGCTCAAAAAGGGCTTCAAGGAAATGTTCGGCTCGACGGTGCACGCTTATGTAATCGAACAGCGGCTGCAGCATGCCCATCGTCTGCTGGAGCAGGGCAGGATGAGTGTGAGTGAGGCTGCAGCACAAGTGGGCTACGGAAATATTAGCCATTTTGCAGCGGCCTTCCGTAAACGGTTCGGATCAAGCCCCGGAGAATATGCTCTCTGCAGCCGCAGACAATCCGCCCGGGGGTAG
- the addB gene encoding helicase-exonuclease AddAB subunit AddB produces the protein MTVRFLLGRSGSGKTTKIWEEVSSRLASDPLGAPLIVLVPEQGSFSAERGLLGAGAAKGSLRAQTLSFSRLAYRVKQETGGSAGLPISEEGKKMLLYKIISRRKEELKLFGASGDRPGFVERLSSLHTEMKRCCLGTDDLEEQLTRMRDSSPGSPILAGKLDDLQLVFSDLEREMAGLYIDEEDRLAELAVHIQDSSYLRGAEVWVDSFHGFSPQELAVLREIMLHASNVTVALTLDRIYPPGLQPHELELFHPPAVTYIKLRGMAEEAGLEVWDELLAPPVLPRFAESPALAHLEKSYGRRRPWTGDAGQIDREISVTAASSRRTELEAALREMLRLAREEGAHYGEMAVFMRSISDYEALVAPLFADYGIPFFLDQKASELHHPLAEFVRSALDIVRRRWRYEDVFRCVKTELLLPLDGSLTREDMDQLENYVLACGIQGYRWTDGKSWKGIPSLSLEGARAVDEALLARMEACRAAITGPLYAFEKRVKKSRSGLELCTAVYLLLQEADIARKLEKRIAAALEQGQPALAREHSQLWDAVLDLLDQINEMMGGERLAFELFAGVLETGLGGLRMGLVPPSLDQVLVGTMDRTRTTGVKYAFLLGFNEGVVPAQFKEDGILSEGERLLLENAGMELAPGASRKLLDERFLIYNVLTTASLKLWISYANADDEGKALLPSEIIRQLHVMFPEALREQVVSGFPSAVQPDDGAGEARHLSFIGQREQTLRMLILQLRQWRQGVEIPGMWWDVYNWYMNGGQEQRRPLERLLGSLFYRNSGAPLRRETSLRLYGGPTIRGSVSRMEKFVACSFSHFASYGLRLRERQLYKLQAPDIGQLFHAALSDMAKRLQEQGRGWGSMSAEECRREAVATVDKLSPLLQGEILMSTKRYGYISRKLKNIVGRASVILGEHARRGSFELAGLELDFGPGKELPPLRITLPNGCVMEVVGRIDRVDRADSEQGVLLRVIDYKSSQKDLKLHEVYYGLSLQMLTYLDVLLTYSEQWLGKAALPAGTLYFHVHDPLLSSPNGLNPEQAAQELLKRFKMKGILTADREVVSLMDTTLDKGHSSIVPVALKSDGSFYSSASVATPEQWGHLLSAVRSNITEIGTRITEGDVAIQPYRIQQETACTFCSFRPVCQFDEAVEGNGYNNLGKPAKDAVWDLLSSKGGEKA, from the coding sequence ATGACGGTACGCTTTTTGCTGGGCCGCTCGGGCAGCGGCAAGACAACGAAAATATGGGAGGAGGTCTCCTCCCGGCTGGCTTCGGACCCGCTGGGTGCTCCGCTGATTGTGCTTGTTCCCGAACAGGGGTCATTCAGTGCGGAGCGCGGGCTGCTGGGTGCAGGAGCAGCAAAGGGCAGCCTGCGGGCCCAGACGCTCAGCTTCTCCCGGCTCGCCTACCGGGTGAAGCAGGAGACAGGCGGCAGCGCCGGTCTGCCGATTAGTGAAGAAGGCAAAAAAATGCTGCTCTACAAAATTATCAGCCGCCGCAAGGAGGAGCTGAAGCTGTTCGGCGCCTCCGGCGACCGGCCTGGCTTTGTCGAAAGGCTGAGCAGCCTGCATACAGAGATGAAGCGCTGCTGTCTGGGGACGGATGATCTGGAGGAGCAGCTGACCAGAATGCGGGATAGCTCTCCGGGCAGCCCAATTCTTGCCGGCAAGCTGGATGATCTCCAGCTTGTATTCAGCGATCTCGAACGGGAAATGGCCGGGCTGTATATTGATGAGGAGGACCGGCTGGCTGAGCTGGCCGTCCATATTCAGGATTCCTCATACCTCCGCGGGGCGGAGGTATGGGTGGACAGCTTTCACGGGTTTAGCCCTCAGGAGCTTGCGGTGCTGCGGGAAATCATGCTGCATGCCTCGAACGTGACGGTGGCGCTGACTCTGGACAGGATTTATCCGCCGGGGCTGCAGCCGCATGAGCTGGAGCTGTTTCATCCGCCGGCTGTAACCTATATCAAGCTGCGCGGGATGGCTGAGGAGGCAGGCCTTGAGGTATGGGACGAGCTGCTGGCGCCGCCTGTGCTGCCGCGTTTTGCAGAGAGTCCCGCGCTTGCCCATCTGGAGAAAAGCTACGGGCGGCGCCGGCCGTGGACAGGTGACGCAGGGCAGATTGACAGGGAGATCAGCGTTACCGCAGCTTCCTCGCGCCGGACGGAGCTGGAGGCCGCGCTTCGCGAAATGCTCCGGCTGGCCCGTGAGGAAGGGGCGCATTACGGGGAGATGGCCGTATTTATGCGGAGTATCAGTGACTATGAGGCACTGGTCGCCCCCTTATTTGCCGATTACGGGATTCCGTTTTTCCTGGACCAGAAGGCCAGTGAGCTTCATCATCCGCTGGCGGAGTTTGTGCGCTCTGCGCTTGATATCGTACGGCGCCGCTGGCGTTATGAGGATGTATTCCGCTGCGTGAAGACGGAGCTGCTGCTGCCGCTGGACGGCAGCCTGACCCGGGAGGATATGGACCAGCTTGAGAACTATGTGCTTGCCTGCGGCATTCAGGGATACCGCTGGACGGACGGTAAATCGTGGAAGGGCATTCCGAGCCTGTCGCTTGAAGGGGCCAGAGCCGTTGACGAGGCGCTGCTCGCCAGGATGGAGGCCTGCCGGGCTGCCATTACAGGACCTCTATATGCTTTTGAGAAAAGAGTTAAAAAAAGCCGCAGCGGACTTGAGCTGTGTACGGCGGTATATCTTCTGCTGCAGGAGGCGGATATTGCCCGCAAGCTGGAGAAGCGGATTGCAGCCGCTCTGGAGCAGGGCCAGCCTGCGCTTGCCCGTGAGCACAGCCAGCTGTGGGACGCAGTGCTTGATCTGCTCGACCAGATTAATGAAATGATGGGCGGAGAGCGGCTGGCGTTCGAGCTGTTCGCCGGCGTGCTGGAAACCGGACTCGGCGGGCTGAGAATGGGGCTTGTTCCGCCGTCTCTGGACCAGGTACTGGTCGGAACGATGGACCGTACCCGGACTACAGGCGTGAAGTACGCCTTTTTGCTCGGATTTAATGAAGGGGTAGTACCGGCTCAGTTCAAGGAGGACGGCATTCTCTCCGAGGGTGAGAGGCTGCTGCTGGAGAATGCCGGCATGGAGCTGGCTCCCGGTGCGTCCCGCAAGCTGCTGGATGAACGCTTCCTTATCTATAATGTGCTTACAACTGCCAGCCTGAAGCTGTGGATCAGCTATGCCAATGCTGATGACGAAGGCAAGGCGTTACTGCCCTCCGAGATTATCCGCCAGCTGCATGTGATGTTCCCGGAAGCGCTGAGGGAGCAGGTGGTGTCCGGTTTCCCTTCAGCGGTTCAGCCGGATGATGGAGCAGGGGAGGCCCGTCATCTCAGCTTCATCGGACAGCGGGAACAGACACTGCGCATGCTGATTCTGCAGCTGCGGCAATGGCGGCAGGGTGTGGAAATACCCGGAATGTGGTGGGATGTCTATAACTGGTATATGAACGGAGGACAAGAGCAGCGCCGGCCGCTGGAACGGCTGCTTGGCTCGCTGTTCTACCGCAACAGCGGAGCTCCTCTGAGACGGGAGACAAGCCTGCGGCTGTACGGGGGCCCGACGATCCGGGGCAGCGTCTCGCGGATGGAGAAATTTGTGGCCTGCTCATTCTCCCATTTTGCCTCATACGGTTTAAGGCTGAGGGAACGCCAGCTGTACAAGCTGCAGGCTCCGGATATCGGCCAGCTGTTCCACGCCGCACTGAGCGATATGGCCAAACGGCTGCAGGAGCAGGGCAGAGGCTGGGGCAGCATGTCGGCAGAGGAATGCCGCCGCGAGGCGGTAGCAACGGTGGATAAGCTTTCTCCGCTGCTGCAGGGCGAGATTCTGATGAGCACCAAGCGGTACGGCTATATATCCCGCAAGCTTAAGAATATCGTCGGCCGCGCCTCCGTTATTCTCGGTGAGCATGCCCGCCGGGGCAGCTTTGAGCTGGCCGGGCTGGAGCTTGATTTCGGTCCGGGCAAGGAGCTCCCGCCGCTGAGAATCACACTGCCTAACGGCTGTGTAATGGAAGTGGTCGGCCGGATTGACCGGGTTGACCGGGCGGACAGCGAGCAGGGTGTACTGCTGCGCGTTATCGATTACAAATCCAGCCAGAAGGATCTTAAGCTCCACGAGGTCTATTACGGCTTGTCACTGCAGATGCTGACCTATCTCGACGTTCTGCTCACGTATTCCGAGCAGTGGCTCGGCAAGGCTGCACTTCCTGCGGGCACATTATATTTTCATGTACATGACCCGCTGCTGTCATCGCCGAACGGGCTGAATCCCGAACAGGCGGCGCAGGAGCTGCTCAAACGGTTTAAGATGAAGGGGATTTTGACAGCAGACCGTGAGGTCGTCTCCCTGATGGATACAACACTGGATAAAGGGCATTCCTCCATTGTGCCGGTAGCACTCAAAAGCGACGGGAGCTTCTACAGCAGCGCGTCTGTAGCCACACCTGAGCAGTGGGGGCATCTTTTGTCAGCGGTACGCAGCAATATTACCGAGATCGGAACGCGTATTACGGAAGGGGATGTGGCCATTCAGCCATACCGGATTCAGCAGGAGACTGCCTGCACCTTCTGCTCGTTCCGCCCTGTGTGCCAGTTCGATGAGGCGGTGGAAGGAAACGGCTATAACAATCTGGGCAAACCGGCTAAGGATGCCGTATGGGACCTGCTGTCCAGCAAAGGAGGAGAAAAGGCGTGA
- a CDS encoding ABC transporter ATP-binding protein has translation MKVLHNITAGKPQQLLKPVLFSLLSNLAAVFPFALVIEAVRLIFEPYLTPGAVLQIERLWWLCAGLAGAALLIFVSEIPAYRAAYRGAYNVAAEGRAGLAEHLRRLPLGVLYRRDPGDLANMMMGDFTLVETGISHLLPQLAGAFVLPVFALAGMLLLDWRMALSMFAALPVALLLIFLTSRLQRRLGSSHMQAKLNAANRLQEYLNGIRVMKAYNLTGERFARLDTAFRKLMKESIRLEGILGPVVLTAVGLLRAGLPLLVYTGVQLLLGGSLGVLQFAVFLIVGTRIYDPLTSALTNYAEFRYNEQAGERIVRLLQEPVMTGDTGPLPTDSTITFKDVSFSYGETRVLNNLSFVLPQGALTAIVGPSGSGKSTVLRLISRFYDPDEGSVYLGGRKLSGIDPEHLLKAVSVVFQDVYLFQDTIANNIAFGRPGASREEVIRAATTARCHEFISRLPQGYDTPVGEGGSTLSGGEKQRLSIARAILKDAPIVLLDEATASLDPQNEAEIQKAVHSLIQGRTVIVIAHRLKTIRGADNIIVLEQGGMAQQGTHEELLAADGLYARLWRLQQDTAGFRISS, from the coding sequence ATGAAGGTACTGCATAATATTACAGCCGGCAAGCCGCAGCAGCTGCTGAAGCCGGTGCTGTTTTCACTTTTAAGCAATCTGGCTGCGGTGTTTCCGTTTGCTCTTGTCATTGAAGCGGTCCGGCTGATTTTTGAGCCATACCTTACACCGGGAGCGGTACTGCAAATAGAGCGGCTATGGTGGCTCTGCGCCGGCCTGGCAGGAGCGGCTCTGCTGATCTTTGTGAGCGAAATTCCCGCTTACCGTGCTGCTTACCGGGGCGCCTACAATGTCGCTGCCGAGGGCAGAGCCGGACTGGCCGAGCATCTGCGCAGGCTGCCGCTCGGGGTTCTGTACCGCCGAGATCCCGGTGATCTGGCCAATATGATGATGGGTGACTTCACTCTCGTTGAGACAGGGATATCCCATCTGCTGCCGCAGCTGGCCGGCGCTTTTGTTCTTCCGGTCTTTGCGCTGGCCGGCATGCTGCTTCTGGACTGGCGGATGGCGCTCTCCATGTTCGCGGCGCTGCCGGTTGCCCTGCTGCTGATATTCCTGACGTCCAGACTGCAGCGCAGGCTTGGCAGCTCGCATATGCAGGCCAAGCTGAACGCGGCCAACCGGCTGCAGGAATACTTGAACGGCATCCGTGTAATGAAGGCTTATAATCTGACCGGGGAACGGTTTGCCAGGCTGGATACGGCCTTCAGGAAATTGATGAAGGAGAGCATCCGGCTGGAGGGGATTCTAGGTCCTGTGGTACTGACTGCAGTCGGCCTGCTCCGGGCCGGGCTGCCGCTGCTGGTGTATACCGGCGTCCAGCTGCTGCTGGGCGGAAGTCTTGGCGTGCTGCAGTTTGCCGTGTTCCTCATTGTCGGTACGCGCATTTATGATCCGCTGACCTCCGCCCTGACCAATTATGCGGAGTTCCGGTATAACGAGCAGGCCGGAGAACGGATTGTCAGGCTGCTGCAGGAGCCGGTGATGACCGGAGATACCGGGCCGCTTCCGACCGACAGCACGATTACCTTTAAGGATGTATCCTTCAGCTACGGTGAGACGAGGGTGCTTAATAATCTGAGCTTTGTGCTGCCGCAAGGGGCACTTACAGCAATTGTAGGTCCTTCAGGCAGCGGAAAAAGCACGGTTCTGCGCCTGATTTCAAGGTTTTATGACCCGGATGAAGGTTCTGTTTACCTGGGAGGCCGCAAGCTGAGCGGCATTGATCCTGAGCATCTGCTCAAGGCGGTATCGGTTGTCTTTCAGGATGTGTACCTGTTCCAGGATACGATTGCTAATAACATTGCGTTCGGACGGCCCGGCGCATCCCGCGAGGAGGTTATCCGGGCGGCCACAACCGCGCGCTGCCACGAATTTATCAGCAGGCTGCCGCAGGGCTATGACACGCCGGTAGGTGAAGGCGGCAGCACGCTCTCCGGCGGTGAAAAGCAGCGTCTGTCCATTGCCCGGGCAATATTGAAGGATGCGCCGATTGTCCTGCTGGATGAAGCGACAGCTTCACTTGATCCGCAGAACGAGGCGGAAATCCAGAAGGCGGTTCATTCGCTGATTCAGGGACGGACAGTGATTGTCATTGCCCACCGGCTCAAAACCATCCGCGGAGCAGACAATATCATCGTGCTTGAGCAGGGCGGAATGGCCCAGCAGGGCACACATGAGGAGCTGCTGGCAGCGGACGGACTCTATGCGCGGCTATGGAGGCTGCAGCAGGATACAGCAGGGTTCCGTATTTCATCTTAA